The DNA region TGCGCCGGTGTAGATCCGATTGTTGGCCCCAATTCGTGTCCAACCTTCCACCACCGCATGGGGGCCAATGATGGTGTTGTCACCAATCTCCACATTATCACCAATGACAGCATAGGGACCAATTTGCACGTTCTTCCCTAAAACCGCCTTGGGAGAAACTATGGCTGTGGGATGAATCTTGCGGTGAATGTGTACTACATTACCACTCTTCGATTGTATAGCCTGTTCTTCCACGTTCTCGCCACCTTTATGCTTCAGACGCAATCATGAACAACAATTCCGCCTCCGCGGCCAACTGCTCGTCCACGAAGGCCTTGCCTTGAATTCTCGCCACCTGTCGACGGCGTTGGATCACTTCTACTTCTAAGATCACCTGATCTCCGGGCCTTACCACCCGACGGAACTTCGCCTTGTCCACTCCGGCAAAAAGCGGCACCACATTGGTATCGTCAGGCAACACCACAACCCCTGCGGCTTGGGCCATTGCCTCAAGGAGCAACACCCCCGGCATGATAGGATTATTGGGATAATGACCCTGGAAGAAGGCTTCGTTTATGGTCACATTCTTCAGGGCCTTAGCCCGTTGGCCCGGCTGGAGTTCCAAAATCCTGTCCACCAACAAAAAGGGATACCGATGGGGCAACTTTTCCATGATCTCCCGTATATCCATCAACAATATTCCTCCCGTCTACGGGTCTTGGCTAATCCTCTGCCAAACGCAGATACTTGCGCATCTTGCGGGCTAAGGCATTGTTCATCCTGTGCCCGGACTTGATGGCGATAATG from Bacillota bacterium includes:
- the fabZ gene encoding 3-hydroxyacyl-ACP dehydratase FabZ, producing MDIREIMEKLPHRYPFLLVDRILELQPGQRAKALKNVTINEAFFQGHYPNNPIMPGVLLLEAMAQAAGVVVLPDDTNVVPLFAGVDKAKFRRVVRPGDQVILEVEVIQRRRQVARIQGKAFVDEQLAAEAELLFMIASEA